A region of the Lysobacter sp. K5869 genome:
CCCTACTCCTATCTGATGACCCGCCGGATCGAGCGGGCGATGGCGCTGCTCCGGCTCGGCCAGCTCAGCGTCACCGAGGTCTGCTTCGCGGTCGGCTGCTCGTCGCTGGGCACTTTCAGCACCCGTTTCGCCGAGTTGGTCGGGGTGCCGCCGAGCGTCTACCAGCGCCAGGCCGCGGCCGCCACCGAGGGCATGCCGGCCTGCGTCGCCAAGCAGGTGACGCGACCGATCAGGAATCGAGAAGCGCC
Encoded here:
- a CDS encoding helix-turn-helix transcriptional regulator yields the protein MNDLPADPVHLRDLARLRKVRDRIDREYAQPLDVEALARGAHMSAGHLSRQFRAAYGESPYSYLMTRRIERAMALLRLGQLSVTEVCFAVGCSSLGTFSTRFAELVGVPPSVYQRQAAAATEGMPACVAKQVTRPIRNREAPAGEPDVA